A window of Vigna unguiculata cultivar IT97K-499-35 chromosome 4, ASM411807v1, whole genome shotgun sequence contains these coding sequences:
- the LOC114180891 gene encoding cation/H(+) antiporter 15-like produces the protein MTDTIPACYNIFKVNPNQFWKTDKVLKTELPILAIQIAFVAVLSCLFSIIYKPLHQTHLISQISVGFLLTQPLLGRFTEIFEFIFPVNGVVNVEVLSHIGLIYYAFLSGLEMDLNTILNVKKKAASIAIAGIVFPVLVAPCLYALFRKVYGHIMMFPLEESTYNAYILWTLILTVTGFPVVAHTLSELKLLYTGLGKTALTTAMISDTYGWILFTLFIPFSINGKGAIYTVLCTIIFVVVCIFVVRPLIQWFIDRKADKDEWNDNQLLFIIMGVLACSCISDFLGAHAIVGAFVFGLILPHGKFAEMVMSISDDFVGGFLVPLFFTGTGMRLMLTAIFSQESWPFTIVIILLLCALKILSTLFVTCFFGMRIRDGLTLGLILNNKGVMALIMLNIAWDSKIFFVPTYAVITSAVLLMTIIVSPVINVVYKPRQRFEQNKLKTIQKLRVDVELRFIACVHNTRQAASMVNIIECFNAMRVSPVHVFALYLVELTGRVAALVVAHIGKPRSQLGEQNLTRSQEELESIHNTFDALGEAYDAIRVETLNVVSAYKIIHEDIYHSADEKHTSLILLPFHKQLTLEGTLEVTNVVHKDINQNVMQGAPCSVGIFVDRDFGLVSKMNLHIRVVFVGGPDDREALAIAWRMAGRPGTQLSVVRILLLGEAAKVDASVPDEAQGILSAVIDTDKQKELDEEYVSTFRLTAVNNNDSISYSEIDVHSGEDITTVLNEIEKIGCDIYIVGQGNCRNSKVFSNLLEWCECLELGVIGDILVSNNFGSRSSVLVVQQYGYGGMVFGYNLNQKATNKGTFESVV, from the exons ATGACGGACACAATACCAGCATGTTACAACATATTTAAAGTTAATCCTAATCAATTTTGGAAAACCGATAAAGTCTTGAAAACAGAGCTCCCTATTTTGGCCATTCAAATTGCTTTTGTTGCTGTATTATCTTGTCTGTTTTCCATAATCTACAAACCTCTGCATCAAACTCATCTCATTTCACAAATCTCG GTTGGTTTCCTACTGACACAGCCATTACTAGGAAGATTCACAGAAATTTTTGAGTTCATTTTTCCGGTAAATGGAGTCGTTAATGTCGAGGTCCTTTCTCACATTGGTCTCATTTATTATGCATTCCTAAGTGGATTGGAGATGGACTTAAATACCATTCTAAACGTTAAAAAGAAAGCTGCAAGCATCGCAATTGCTGGGATCGTCTTTCCCGTACTCGTTGCACCATGCTTATATGCATTATTTCGAAAAGTTTATGGACATATTATGATGTTTCCCCTTGAGGAAAGTACATATAATGCTTATATACTTTGGACTTTAATTCTCACTGTTACAGGTTTTCCAGTGGTAGCACACACACTTTCTGAGCTTAAACTCCTTTATACTGGTCTTGGCAAAACAGCTTTAACAACAGCCATGATTAGTGACACCTATGGTTGGattcttttcactttatttattcCATTTTCAATTAATGGTAAAGGAGCTATCTACACTGTGTTATGCACGATAATATTTGTTGTTGTCTGCATCTTTGTGGTACGTCCACTCATTCAATGGTTTATTGATCGCAAGGCAGATAAAGATGAATGGAATGATAACCAATTGCTCTTTATAATCATGGGAGTTTTAGCTTGTTCATGTATTTCAGATTTTCTTGGTGCACATGCCATTGTTGGGGCTTTTGTTTTTGGATTAATTTTACCTCATGGGAAATTTGCTGAAATGGTCATGTCAATTTCAGATGATTTTGTTGGCGGCTTTTTAGTACCCCTCTTCTTTACTGGAACTGGGATGAGACTTATGTTGACCGCAATTTTTTCCCAAGAAAGTTGGCCCTTTACAATTGTGATTATACTCTTGTTATGTGCCTTAAAGATTTTAAGCACTTTATTTGTCACATGTTTCTTTGGTATGCGTATTCGAGATGGTTTAACCTTGGGtttgattttgaataataaagGGGTCATGGCATTAATAATGTTGAACATTGCTTGGGATAGCAAG ATATTTTTTGTGCCTACCTATGCCGTTATAACTTCTGCAGTTCTTTTGATGACCATAATTGTGTCTCCGGTCATCAATGTTGTCTACAAACCAAGACAAAGATTTGAACAAAACAAGCTAAAGACCATACAAAAACTAAGAGTTGATGTAGAGCTCCGATTTATAGCATGTGTTCACAATACTCGGCAAGCTGCAAGCATGGTTAACATAATTGAATGTTTTAATGCCATGAGAGTTTCCCCTGTGCATGTTTTTGCCTTGTACCTTGTCGAACTTACTGGACGTGTTGCTGCCCTAGTTGTTGCACATATAGGAAAGCCTAGGAGCCAACTTGGAGAACAAAACCTAACCAGGTCACAAGAAGAGTTAGAAAGCATTCATAACACATTTGATGCACTTGGAGAGGCATATGATGCTATTAGAGTTGAAACATTAAATGTGGTGTCAgcatataaaattattcatgAGGACATATACCACTCAGCGGATGAGAAACACACAAGCTTAATTCTTCTTCCATTTCACAAACAACTAACTTTAGAAGGTACTCTAGAAGTAACCAATGTTGTACACAAAGATATAAACCAAAATGTAATGCAAGGTGCACCCTGCTCCGTGGGAATATTTGTTGATCGtgattttgggttagtttccaAAATGAACCTTCATATTCGTGTGGTCTTTGTTGGGGGCCCTGATGATCGTGAAGCCTTAGCCATTGCATGGAGGATGGCAGGACGTCCAGGAACACAACTCTCAGTGGTTCGAATTCTTTTATTAGGCGAAGCGGCAAAAGTAGATGCTTCAGTTCCCGATGAAGCACAGGGGATATTATCTGCAGTAATAGATACAGACAAACAAAAAGAGTTAGATGAAGAGTATGTAAGCACATTTAGACTTACTGCAGTTAACAATAACGATTCAATATCCTACTCAGAGATTGATGTTCATAGTGGTGAAGATATTACTACAGTCCTCAATGAGATAGAAAAAATTGGTTGTGATATTTACATAGTTGGACAAGGGAATTGTAGGAACTCTAAGGTCTTCTCAAATTTGCTAGAGTGGTGTGAATGCTTAGAACTTGGAGTTATAGGAGACATTTTGGTGTCAAACAATTTTGGTTCACGTTCGTCTGTGCTAGTTGTTCAACAATATGGATATGGAGGAATGGTTTTTGGATATAATCTTAACCAGAAGGCCACTAACAAAGGCACGTTTGAATCTGTTGTCTGA
- the LOC114181300 gene encoding uncharacterized protein LOC114181300 — protein MASSTKNLADSASWCCALALLCLILLGSIRESRVPEEEEEGAAVKGRSNLFERPCDEIYVVGEGETLHTISDKCGDPFIVESNPHIHDPDDVFPGLVIKITPTNNKLLKR, from the coding sequence ATGGCTTCCTCAACAAAGAACCTAGCAGATTCAGCGTCATGGTGTTGTGCCTTGGCGCTTTTGTGTCTGATTCTACTGGGGTCTATAAGGGAGAGCCGTGTGccggaggaggaggaggagggcgCGGCGGTGAAAGGGCGGAGCAACCTCTTTGAACGGCCGTGTGATGAGATATATGTGGTGGGAGAAGGAGAGACCCTACACACCATTAGTGACAAGTGTGGTGACCCTTTTATTGTTGAAAGCAACCCTCATATTCATGACCCTGATGATGTTTTCCCTGGCCTTGTCATCAAAATCACCCCCACTAATAACAAATTGCTCAAGAGGTAG